The Faecalibacter sp. LW9 genome has a segment encoding these proteins:
- a CDS encoding cytochrome b/b6 domain-containing protein, producing the protein MKTIIMKEFTVTHRILHWSLGLLMTVLFITGFLRMQWMGRKPIVAVIEQDAPGVMTKEQTMAIVNDILNPMWQWHEYASYIIIFIFLMRIAYMLMKGVRFPNPFIGTQSIKERLQGMTYILFYVFVIIAGITGFYLKWDNGEWKEPMETVHKLAIYWFPIFILVHITGIVIAELTGKKGITSKMIGGN; encoded by the coding sequence ATGAAAACAATTATTATGAAAGAGTTTACTGTAACTCATAGAATATTGCACTGGTCTTTGGGGCTTCTAATGACGGTACTGTTTATTACCGGATTTTTAAGAATGCAATGGATGGGTCGAAAGCCCATTGTTGCGGTTATCGAGCAGGATGCTCCCGGAGTGATGACGAAGGAACAGACAATGGCTATAGTTAATGATATTCTTAATCCTATGTGGCAATGGCACGAATACGCATCGTATATTATCATTTTTATCTTCTTAATGAGGATTGCTTATATGTTGATGAAAGGAGTTCGTTTCCCCAATCCTTTTATCGGAACACAGTCCATAAAAGAACGTCTGCAAGGGATGACATATATATTATTTTATGTGTTTGTCATTATTGCCGGTATCACTGGATTTTATCTCAAATGGGATAACGGGGAATGGAAAGAGCCTATGGAAACTGTACATAAGCTGGCGATATACTGGTTTCCGATTTTTATATTGGTACACATTACAGGAATTGTTATAGCGGAATTAACAGGCAAAAAGGGAATAACGTCTAAGATGATTGGTGGTAATTAA
- a CDS encoding VIT family protein — MKHFELEKHYVNKSGWIRAAVLGANDGILSTASIIVGVAAASDSRETIILAALAGSIAGAMSMAAGEYVSVSSQSDIEKSDLDREQKELEEMPEIELNELAKIYQKRGLDKELSLEVARQLTAYDALGAHARDELGINEITEAKPLQAAFASFASFIVGAALPFVVSVFAPVEKMIYSQYIFALVFLVVLGIVAAKAGGSNIWKAIVRVCFWGTAAMAASALVGHFFGVQVG; from the coding sequence ATGAAGCATTTTGAATTAGAAAAACATTACGTCAATAAGTCGGGCTGGATAAGAGCAGCCGTATTGGGAGCTAATGATGGCATATTGTCCACAGCGAGTATCATTGTGGGTGTTGCTGCGGCAAGCGACAGCCGGGAAACGATTATTCTGGCAGCGTTGGCAGGTTCTATTGCCGGAGCAATGTCTATGGCTGCGGGGGAATACGTGTCAGTAAGCTCCCAGTCGGATATAGAAAAATCTGACCTCGACAGAGAACAAAAGGAACTGGAAGAAATGCCGGAAATAGAGCTTAATGAACTGGCAAAAATCTACCAAAAAAGAGGCTTGGATAAAGAACTTTCTTTGGAAGTAGCCCGTCAGCTCACAGCTTATGATGCCTTGGGAGCTCACGCACGGGACGAACTGGGTATCAATGAAATCACAGAAGCAAAACCGCTACAGGCGGCTTTTGCTTCTTTCGCTTCCTTTATCGTAGGTGCGGCATTGCCCTTTGTGGTATCTGTATTTGCTCCTGTTGAAAAAATGATATATAGCCAATACATTTTTGCATTGGTGTTTTTGGTTGTTTTGGGTATTGTAGCTGCGAAAGCGGGCGGCTCAAACATCTGGAAGGCAATAGTCCGGGTTTGTTTCTGGGGAACAGCTGCGATGGCAGCTTCTGCATTGGTCGGGCATTTCTTTGGAGTGCAGGTTGGGTAA
- a CDS encoding transposase — MQGKKEFTPQLFYDLSLDRLVPLDNYYRIIQRELSFDFLYQVTSKYYGKEGQKSIDPVVFFKILLVGYLNNINSDRALIRYCSNCLDVRLFLGYDLNEDLPWHSTISRTRQLLGEEVFLELFRKVLSLCVKKGMVQGRRQAVDSAFIKPMPAWIV, encoded by the coding sequence ATGCAAGGCAAAAAAGAATTTACACCCCAATTATTTTACGATTTAAGTTTAGATCGATTGGTACCTTTGGATAATTACTATCGAATAATACAGCGAGAATTATCATTTGATTTTCTTTATCAAGTGACCTCAAAATATTATGGAAAAGAAGGTCAGAAAAGTATTGATCCTGTGGTCTTTTTCAAGATCTTATTGGTGGGTTATCTCAACAACATCAACAGTGATCGGGCATTGATTCGCTACTGTAGCAATTGTTTAGATGTACGTTTATTTTTAGGTTATGACTTGAACGAGGATTTGCCTTGGCACTCAACCATTAGCCGAACACGTCAATTATTAGGAGAAGAAGTTTTTTTAGAATTGTTTCGAAAAGTATTGAGTCTTTGCGTTAAAAAAGGAATGGTTCAAGGTCGTCGTCAAGCGGTTGATAGTGCATTTATCAAGCCAATGCCAGCATGGATAGTTTAG
- a CDS encoding transposase yields the protein MDSLVEKEVLEDASAYVNELEENSEYKVTSTRKKLVEQHHNWKKEEFKGMPAARKSVQINEDGEEIRPKFLSNHTHYSPTDPDAKISTKPGKPRQLNYAGQLAVDDKHHVITGACASTAGSKDSAIFSEIMNQTLANFKGNEMQIDQVLADAGYSSGESLGYCETHGIDAYIPNFGQYKPEREGFIFNGELNQYECIQEGGNGAILPFKRVLTDSKGYQKKSYRSSEKSCADCPLRQSCCGKVTKFKKIEESIHKPLYDRMHEKITKNKRYFKQMVKRRSATVEPVLGTLINHHNMKRINSRGMVPSEQTCSLSRSLL from the coding sequence ATGGATAGTTTAGTTGAAAAAGAAGTGTTAGAAGATGCATCGGCTTATGTCAACGAATTAGAAGAAAATAGTGAATATAAAGTCACTTCAACACGTAAAAAGTTAGTTGAACAACACCATAATTGGAAAAAAGAAGAATTTAAAGGGATGCCTGCCGCCCGAAAAAGTGTACAAATCAATGAGGATGGGGAAGAAATTCGGCCAAAATTCTTAAGTAATCACACCCATTATAGTCCAACGGATCCTGATGCTAAAATCTCTACCAAACCAGGAAAACCGAGGCAATTAAATTATGCTGGTCAATTAGCCGTAGATGATAAACACCATGTCATAACGGGCGCCTGTGCCAGTACAGCAGGGAGCAAGGACAGTGCGATTTTTTCAGAAATCATGAATCAAACCTTGGCAAATTTTAAGGGTAATGAGATGCAAATTGATCAAGTATTAGCGGATGCAGGTTACAGTAGTGGTGAAAGTTTAGGTTATTGTGAAACCCACGGAATCGATGCTTATATTCCAAATTTTGGTCAGTACAAACCTGAGCGTGAAGGCTTTATTTTTAATGGGGAATTAAACCAATACGAATGTATCCAAGAAGGAGGAAATGGAGCGATCTTGCCCTTTAAACGCGTTTTAACCGATAGTAAAGGTTACCAAAAGAAAAGTTATCGAAGCAGTGAAAAATCGTGTGCAGACTGCCCTTTAAGACAGTCATGTTGTGGAAAAGTAACAAAGTTCAAAAAAATCGAAGAAAGCATTCACAAGCCCTTATACGATCGGATGCACGAGAAAATAACCAAGAATAAACGGTATTTTAAACAAATGGTCAAAAGACGAAGTGCAACGGTAGAACCCGTTTTAGGTACTTTAATCAACCATCACAATATGAAACGTATCAATAGCCGAGGAATGGTACCAAGCGAACAAACATGTTCTCTTAGCCGCTCTTTGCTATAA
- a CDS encoding site-specific integrase, with translation MASIKFVLRKNQEDKTGRFPLYIRLIKDRKTKFITTGLKLKESEWDQDNQKVKRNYPNSARMNAFLAQKMADAQALVADTERKRSYVSANKLKEAIKGKSSENFFDYAYDRCERIKGILAPQTYKAYKMNLNKFEHFLKTRDIYFDDITAGLLNDYINYLTTKLKNNATTTHIAINVLKIMFKYAIREDVIAPNIYPFTNIKVKKNNSKKQFLNKEQLEQLKNYKITRCNTEAYFRDMFLFCCYAGGLRFSDVVTLRWKNYNEIENRITVDIRKTKRTHQFKIGKTAIEILNKYKSEFNEAEDFIFPIITDSNFFEKTAEYQANHISNKNALCGQKLRRIGKELEFPFTLSFHLSRHTFATQALANGMRIEYVSKLLDHSDIGITQVYAKIVNDELDKAVEQYIE, from the coding sequence ATGGCTTCAATAAAATTCGTACTTCGTAAAAATCAAGAAGATAAGACAGGTCGTTTTCCTTTATACATTCGATTAATCAAAGACCGTAAAACTAAATTCATTACGACTGGACTTAAACTAAAAGAATCAGAATGGGATCAAGACAATCAGAAAGTCAAGCGTAATTATCCTAATAGTGCAAGAATGAATGCTTTTTTAGCACAAAAGATGGCAGATGCCCAAGCGTTGGTTGCAGACACTGAACGTAAGCGTTCTTATGTTTCTGCAAATAAATTAAAGGAAGCGATTAAAGGAAAATCAAGCGAAAACTTTTTTGATTACGCTTACGATCGATGTGAACGTATTAAAGGTATTTTAGCTCCTCAGACTTACAAAGCTTACAAAATGAATCTGAATAAGTTTGAGCATTTTTTGAAAACAAGAGATATTTACTTTGATGATATTACTGCTGGATTATTAAATGATTACATCAATTACTTAACGACAAAATTAAAGAATAATGCAACTACTACGCACATTGCTATAAACGTTCTTAAAATTATGTTTAAATATGCGATTCGCGAAGATGTCATTGCACCTAACATATACCCATTTACAAATATTAAAGTCAAAAAGAATAACAGCAAAAAACAGTTCTTAAATAAAGAGCAATTGGAACAATTAAAGAATTATAAAATTACGCGTTGCAATACAGAAGCTTACTTTAGAGATATGTTTTTATTTTGTTGTTATGCTGGAGGATTGCGTTTCAGTGATGTAGTCACATTACGATGGAAAAATTATAATGAAATAGAAAATCGTATAACGGTTGATATTCGAAAAACGAAACGTACGCATCAATTTAAAATTGGAAAAACAGCTATCGAGATCTTAAATAAATATAAATCCGAATTTAATGAAGCAGAGGATTTTATATTCCCAATCATCACAGATAGTAATTTCTTCGAAAAAACTGCTGAATACCAAGCGAATCATATCTCAAACAAAAATGCATTATGTGGTCAAAAATTAAGAAGAATAGGGAAGGAGTTAGAGTTTCCATTTACATTATCATTTCATTTAAGTAGACATACTTTTGCAACTCAAGCGTTAGCTAACGGGATGCGTATTGAGTATGTTTCGAAACTATTAGATCATTCAGATATTGGAATTACACAAGTGTATGCTAAAATAGTAAATGACGAATTAGACAAAGCCGTTGAACAATATATTGAATAA